CTTTGGGGCTGCAGGCCAGAGCTCTCATCTCTCTGCTTTGTTCCTGGTGGCAGTGACCCCTGTGGCCGCAGGAAGGCACATTCTCCTGAGCGTGGAGGTCACCTTTGTGGCGACTGACCTCTGAGGGACCACGTCCCCACCGAAGCCCCAGTTTGTCCACCAGGATTTGCCTCACACCTCTGCTGATGGTCCAGGCTTCATCAACCATGCAGTCCGTAAACAGCCTTGCTGGGCCAGACCCCCAGCTCTGGACAGCATCTGCCCCAGGCTTGCCTTTCTCCAGGACGTCTTCCCACCCTGTGCCTGTTTTCCTGGGGTGTAGACCCTGTGGGTGGTGACCGATCTTTCTCCGGAAGTGGCTTTCTGGTGCCGTCTCTCCCTTCTCCGGCTGTTtgtctcccttcttcctttcttgtttgTCTCCTATTTCCCTGGCGTGGGGAGGGTGGCTCCTCCCACTGGCTTCAGAGGTCCTTGGTCCCTTGGAGCCGTGTCCCTGCTCCCCTGGTCTGGGTCTCCTGCGGGCCTCGCCCTTGTCCGCAGAGCCCAGCGTCTTCTGACTCTTCTGTGGGGCCTTTGCTTTCGGGCTCCCAGGCTCCCGCTGCCGTGGGCTGTCCCCTCCCTTCCGTAGGAGGGCCCATGGCCCCTGGGAAGCCGTCGTGTTCTTACTGGACACACTGTGGGAGGTGGACAGAGGGGCCTGAGCAGGCAGCCTGTCTGCGGCGGGGAGCATGTCCACATGGCGGCCTGGAAGGCACAGATCTATGGCGCCATCCTGGAGGAGGACGCCCGAGGCACGGCCTGGCGGCTGCTTCTTTGAGTCCACCTGCACTAGGAGCGCAATCTCACTGACCACCTGCGCTTTCAGGCGCAGCTGCTCTGgatcctgagcaacatagactGTAGACCCTGAGGGGTTATCAGTGATCCCCAGAGCCCCCGTGCTCCTCAGGTCCACCTGAACGCTTCCTGAACTTGCCCTCACACTGGCTCCCACGGTGACGTCCCAAGCGGGGGGCTTCTCCTCCCCCACCTTCAGTGCCTCCAGGGGGTCTTTGGCCCTTGTCCACTGGGACCCTATGCTGAGCTCTTGCAGGGCTCTGCGACTACACACGTCTCCTGGGGACATGCTGTCACGCTCAAGCCTTGCCTTGTTCCCAGCCATTTCGGAACCCATACTCCCCTCTAGTCTGGGTTTGGGTTTCTCGGATGCCAGGACAGTCCTGCTCTGCCAGGTTCTGCCCACAAGGCTGCATGTGGGGCGCTGAGAAGACCCCCTGTCCTCATGTCGAGTTGGAAAGGCCTCTGATCGCCCATGGGTGTCAGCTGACTGGGACCCTCTCAGGGGCCTCTGGGCTTCCCCCTGCTCAGGTGGTGCGGAAGCGAGAGCACCACTCACAGTCAGGACTGACTTGCTTGTTGTTCTGTTGTCTCCTGGACCATTCTGAGGACGTTTTCCCAGGAAAATGGGAACCTTGGCTGCAGACTTGTCGCGAGATTCCCAGGAGGCCCAGGGGGGAAAGGTGGATTGTGGGAAGGGCGGGGCCTGAGCCTCACCTGACCAGACATTTATGGGCTCCAGGGACCGGAGGTCTGAACCCCACCTGTGTCTCACACGGAACCTTAAAAGATGCACTTCCAGCATCTGCTGGGTGCAGGGCTGGAGGAAGGAAAGCTCCTGGGAGGTGTTCACGTGGGCTTTCCCACCTCTCCAGGATGCCAGCTTCCCGGGTTTCCTGTGGGTGTCAGACTGGGGAACAGCACATTTGACCATGAGCCAGGAGCGACGCACAGGCACGGGGATCCAGCCCTCTTTGATCTCCCCCACCTTCCTGGCCAGATGGATTTGCAGCTTGTTTTCCAGATGCTTCTTGTCTGGGTCGCTGGGTGCAGAATTTACTGATTGGTATTTCCAGGGCCTCCGTATGTCACCTTCTGcctcctccttgtcttcctccAGAAACTTAACTGAGGTCCTTCTTACACCTCGATCCCGGCTTGGGTCTGGCCCTGGTTTGGACCGTAAGCACCCCTTCCCAGAGAACCTTCCGGAGCTCCTGAACCCGGTCCTCTGCACATCCTTCCTGCCCTTCCCTGCAAATTCAGAAGGCTGGGAGGGCGAGAGGGCCTGCTGTGTGTCTTCTGCCTGACTCTGGGGCCTCCCTGGGAATTCCCCCTCAGGCTGCAGCAGGTCCCCAGATGCCTGGAATCTGCTGGGAGGGCCACAGGACTGCTCCTGGTGGATGGCACTCCTTCCTTGCCACCGGTGTTCTGGGAGCTCAGGGCTGGTGGTAACCCCGGGAAGGATGGGGGCTGACTTGGGGCTCCAGGAGGCTGGCCTCTCCTGGGGAAGGTGGGCAGTGGGCTGGCTCAGGACAGCCGGAGACTTTTTGAGGAGAGAGGGCAAAACCCTCTTGCACTTTGGTCCCTTCTTCAAGGTCCATTCAAGATTCTCCTTTCCAGCGGGGATGACAGACTGTGTCCTCTCCTGGGTTGTAGGGTAAGATGCCCCACAGTCCCTAATCTGGGGTGGAGAAGAGCACGGTAGGCTTGGGACAGGGGGTGAGAGGTGGGCCTGGGTCTGGATCCCAGCCAAAGGCGGGGGCTGGGActggggccaggctggagtgaaaggCTGGGGCTGGGCCATGTTGTGGGGCTGGGGCGGTGCCTGGGAAAGCTGTGAGGATGCCTCAACCTCAGGTTCACCTGGAGAAGTGGAGGCTTTATCCAATGATACAGAGTGTGCATTCTGTGAGGAAGGTGGTGCCTGGGAAAGCTGTGAGGATGCCTCAACCTCAGGTTCACCTGGAGGAGAAGTGGAGGCTTTATCCAGTGATACAGAGTGCGCATTCTGTGAGGAAGGCAGTGCCTGGGAAAGCTGTGAGGATGCCTCAACCTCAGGTTCACCTGGAGGAGAAGTGGAGGTTTTATCCAGTGATACAGAGTGTGCATTCTGTGAGGAAGGCGGTGCCTGGGAAAGCTGTGAGGATGCCTCAACCTCAGGTTCACCTGGAGGAGAAGTGGAGGCTTTATCCAGTGATACAGAGTGCGCATTCTGTGAGGAAGGTTTGCTAGAAACCCAGGCTGTGGCTACTAGGGACTCGCTGTTGAAAGATGGGAGGTTCCAGAAAAGCTGGCTGCATTTCTGCTGCAAGTGGTCCCCCACCGCTGTGGTATCAGAGACTTGCTGAGGACGGGGCAGCTGCTGTGGTTCCGTTGACACGTTCCAGAAGGGATTTAGAGTCGTGATGTCCCACTCCTTCCCCAGTGATGTCATCTGCGGGTGGTCGGCCcgttccctttctttctcctgccacaaCTTCATCAGTGCTCTCTTGGCGATGAGAGTCTCCAACAGCTTCTGCACGTCAGGGTGGATGAATGTGCAGCCACCTACCTCCACGTGCCTGGGTGTGGGGTCTCCCCAGAAGGAAGCCTCTAGGGGGTGGTCGGGAAGATGCTGTGGCTGGGATTTGCCACGTGAACAGGTGGAGAGGCCCCAGGTGGTGGCAGCCTCCCTCCAGCAATAGAGTTCCTGGATGGGATGGCTGGAGCGCCCAAGGCCAGAGATCACCCTGGTTGGAGAAGGCAGCCCCTGGCTGTGTAGAGGGGAGCTCTTGGGGACGGGGCGTGTTGTGGAGTCACACTGGAGTCCAGCCAGGCTGGAGTCGGGTGGAGGTGGAGAGGAGGTCAGGGGACCATGCGGCTGTGGTGAAGGAGGAAAAACCACATGTGGCCGGGATGCAGGGTGTTTTAGGGGAAGCAAGGGCTCTGGAGGCCCGGAGGCACTCAGGGTTGAGTGTGGTCCAAAAGGCTCTGAGAAGGTCATCGGGCCTGGTGACAGGGTGGAGGCCAGAGGAGCTGGGGGAGGTGCTGGGGACAAGCTGGCGGGAGATGGATCTGGCCTGCATTTCCCATGC
This DNA window, taken from Piliocolobus tephrosceles isolate RC106 unplaced genomic scaffold, ASM277652v3 unscaffolded_41663, whole genome shotgun sequence, encodes the following:
- the LOC113223516 gene encoding spermatogenesis-associated protein 31E1-like, which translates into the protein WSGERRLTTGPSPSSFLASQPQRERRGRSRSRKKISALKACRNLLRELEETQDLSYLLESHLRKLAGEGGSNLPLGAEPPGDVCKPAPAKAHQLHGKCRPDPSPASLSPAPPPAPLASTLSPGPMTFSEPFGPHSTLSASGPPEPLLPLKHPASRPHVVFPPSPQPHGPLTSSPPPPDSSLAGLQCDSTTRPVPKSSPLHSQGLPSPTRVISGLGRSSHPIQELYCWREAATTWGLSTCSRGKSQPQHLPDHPLEASFWGDPTPRHVEVGGCTFIHPDVQKLLETLIAKRALMKLWQEKERERADHPQMTSLGKEWDITTLNPFWNVSTEPQQLPRPQQVSDTTAVGDHLQQKCSQLFWNLPSFNSESLVATAWVSSKPSSQNAHSVSLDKASTSPPGEPEVEASSQLSQAPPSSQNAHSVSLDKTSTSPPGEPEVEASSQLSQALPSSQNAHSPTVLFSTPD